The Spea bombifrons isolate aSpeBom1 chromosome 7, aSpeBom1.2.pri, whole genome shotgun sequence genomic interval TCACTCTCActttattttggattattttttgGGCTAGTTTAAGGGAGACTGCCCTGGCTTGGAAGCTctcttttttgtataaatttttttgtagcgcttattttcacttttgttttttattgagtAAATGCTTGGTTgaagacaagtggagtttgaatgatacctttggGTGGGCAGAGGATCTGTTTCTGTATAAGATACTGAAGAACCCCATGCTCTAGAGCAACGTTGTTCATAATTTTTAATGCAAAGTGGAGGGATGTTCTGTGTTTGTGGCCTATCTGGCAAGATGTAATCTACCCACTTGCCCTCTTTCTCTTTTAATCAACATCTCAATCTAAGCTAATGTTTGGGGATTTTGCAACATCTGATTACCTGATAAGATGCTgacaattacagctaaatatTTATTAGGCATTTATTAGTGTTGgtttacaatataaaaagtacATCATGAGATCAAAACAGATCACAATTTACAAATCTGAACATTTCCTATACTCATTAACATCTTCCTATTATGATTTATCACAATttgactaaaatatatattttttgcaacaAAACCATGAAAGTGGGAATGAAAAGGTAAACTTTATTGAAAAATTTTTACTGTGTACTTTTTGGCGATTTATTGTTCATACTGATGGAATCGTGAAATATAGCATAATGATCCGGTTTCCTTGAATGCTGATCTGCTAGTCACACGTTTCTCTCCTGTGAATTGTAAAGACATTAAGCTATTGTGTctttgaaaatgagaaaaataactGTCCCGCCTATAgctaaaagacatttaaatccACTGAAATCATAATTTGTATCATGACCAGCATTGCCATGCAAGCGGATCAAGGAGCTGCTAATAGCCCCCATAGATGCATGTGCCCACTTAGAATATGTAGGAAGAATGTAgtttattttttgattatttGTGATAGATGGGCCCTTAAGAATACAGAGTCATCAAGCCAAGGGGCTATGAGATAAATAAAAGCAGAGTATTATTATGCTGCATTATTAAATGTAAAGATGAATTCAACAGACGACACACAGCAACCAAAAAACAGCTCTACCCCCACCGACAATAACCTCAGGTTTAAACTCGTTTCGACTTTTCAGAGAAAACAATCACTCTAATTTTATCAAAATATTCATACCCACAATGGCAATCCAAGATTAAAATACAAGACAACTCTCTGGTACCACCAGTTAGTCCTAATCAGTAAGATCCAGCTGGTGTCCCTCTAAGCACAAGTGAGCAAAAAGGTCCACGTCTGGAGTCATTGTTCCACTAGGTGAGAACCCAAAAGATCTCCCAAAggataaaaatgtgtaaaaaatgtaCAAGACTAGCTCAACCAAGAATGGACAGCAACTTAATAGCCTGTCTCCCTGCTCAGAAGACTCTCTTAGTTCACTGGTACCATTACATGGGCCTCAGCGgggtatatttttcttttgtgggGATCACTTGTGGTCTCCCCAAGTGCAACAGCGAGACATCCTTGTTCATAGATAGATGTTAATCTTACCCCACTGATGAGAATGTACATCTGGGATGAATGGTTCCTTCACACATGGGATGTTGGCTTCATATTTTGGCTCTGGATGGCCCTTGTGGACAGGATGAGACTGACATTAGGCtggtggagattttttttttggttgagaTGGTTGTCATTGATCTCTTTGAATGCACTGAGAGGCTGTTGCCACTGACAGGCCTTATTACAGTGTATGTATTAGTTGTATGTCGGTGACTAAGGAAATAATAAACTGCTGAGGTTTACTTGCTTAACATATTAGATAGCTAAATGAATGTTTTGTCTAGggattatattttaatgttacatataacaaagtaaaaaaaaatggtatcctTTACAGAATGATGTAACTAGAACAATGGAAATGCACTGAAGAAGTAAAGGGAAGAATACACAAGGAAGTCACGGGTACTTTTACAAATACAAGTACACAAGCACACCCTGAAACGTATAATACGTATAATCGTGAATGTGTATGGTGCATATTCTTTGTATGTTATCATATAATTCCCTTCTGAAAATGCAGTGCAATACAGGTCATGGAGAAACATATAGTGATCATCGCAGATGATAAACCCATCTACTATAGTGAACAATAAACACTACCCGGGATCATAAGCACAATATCACATTTGTAATTTGGTTGATATCATCTATAAAAacctatgtttctatgtttgcaGCTTTGAAAGAAATAGAAGGCAAATCTCATGTGATTCGGCGGAGGGGACTTGTGGACCTGGCAGAAGTTATCTACTGTTACACTGGTAGATCTTCATTTGCTTATATTGGGTATGGGTGCTACTGTGGAGTTGGAGGCCAAGGAAGGCCAAAAGACAGGACAGACTGGTACGTAGATGATATGGAAGATGATAAAATAAGTAATACGTCTAGggaatttatttactaaatcacATTTCAATTCACTGTACATTATTAAAGGCCCACCCAAGTTGCTGAGCTGGCCTTGTATAATATGTGGTTACTTTGAAGGAGttttgaagaaaaataattttatacattttgtcatGCATTTAAACAGTCTATAACTAGCTAGTAATTGAAATGTGTACTATGGTGTAGACCAAAATACGGCATTAAGTCCATACACCCATCTTGGTGGAACCAGCCCTAGCTACCAGTTCATAAGAAAAGATTGCCATTGGCCACTGTGCTGGGGACGGCCTGATCCCTCAACTTGAAGTCCCATCTACGTTCTTCTCCATTAAGCAGCAAATAAAGATGTGTTCCTATGCCAGCCTACAGAGCCTAGAgataaaaactacaaatatgGCTGCTTGTTGGGCTGGGCTCTCATGCCATGTACTTTTCTCAGAATTCAGAATGTAAACCTTAGGTCACCTCTTGCACACGGCAATGTTCTATTTTATCTCAGATACTGTTAGCCTATAAATacgttttatgtttgttttggcCGAGTTACATAGACAGGGGCTATTAAAAAACCACACTGCGTCAGCAGCAATTGCTTGTATATCATATCATCCGACTTCCACAAGCCATTGGAGCTCATGGTTAATGAAAGTTACCTAATGCAATGCCAAATGAATTGGTGGTTAGATACAAAATaggtttttaatatatgttttagcatttttatattttgatcatACATTGTATCCAAGTATTTATCACAGTGACAAGTGTTCCAAAAGATAATCAGTTAGCGATACTCTGCTGGTTCCGTGATATCATCAATCATAATTGGTTCAGCCAATTTCAACATGGTCAATGTAAACTTGTAACGTAAAGAAATCCAGCCTATAAAACATGCCTGATATATTGGTCTTTAGCTTTTGAGGTTCTTCCAGTCAATTTGAAATAGATGGAAAAGTTTAGAAAAGTGTTATTGAGGGAGGCGTAGTGTTCAGCTGCAACTGGAGAAGTCCTTGACTCCACAATGACTAGGATGGACTGTGGCTTTATGGTACGTCTTGAGTTGACATATTGGAGAGATCTGCTGAGGGCTGTAGCAGGGATGTCCCAGTTTTATTACCTTCCACCCAAGCTCACCGAAGACTTTTGtaaatttgttatattattcaATGCCTTTTAGTAACAAATGTACTAACGTTCAGGTTTATCCGCATTTACTACTTGCCTTTTTTCTGTAAGGTGCTGTCAGCAGCACGACTGTTGCTACGACAGAGCGGATGCAGCTGGCTGCGTCACCAAAATGGGTCATTACAGCTGGACCTGCAAAGATAACGCTGTGAATTGTGGTAAGTCCTGCCGAAACCAGTCTTCTGtgattcatttttacttatctgaTGGGCACTAGAaggaatatattatacatattcacCCTTAGTTGGCATCAGATTTATGAAATTGCCTTCAGACAAGAATATCGTTGTTCTAAATAAAAGATgaatttcagaaaaatatttttgtacatgcTTTGTAACCAAAGATGAGCAAATGTGTTAAATTCAGACTAAACAGCAAATGGCATTTTAAGGGCACAACGATGGACGCAAGTTACAGGGAATGTAACGTCAACCCTCTATAATTGCAAAGCCAAGCGAggacacattttaattatagtaatattaaaaatgtaacttcAGCACATGCTGCTGTCCCCGTATGATTAAATTTATAGTAGCCTCTGCTGGGCAGACTTCCTATCATAATTATGGCTTGCTGAGCCAGCAGGATGGTGATGAGTGAGAGCCAAGCCAGAACTCAGAGCTTCCCATAAGAAGAATGCCCCACCAAAGAAGAATGTATGTTAAAGTATTTTCTGaataccttaatatgcattaaaaaaaaaacaaaaagaaagaaaaaaaataactatgtcATGTCCCTGCGCCTTTTAATGATGTCTATGAAGTTTATCCATAGCGTAaataggccagttggggagatcgaagatctcccttgtaatcgGTCCATTGTACGGAGTCTACCGCCCCTGAACCTGTCACCCCAGGCTTAGGCCTAGTCAGCCAAGGCTGTGATGTGTCACTGCGCACAGGGGGGGGTCTTCTTACAGCTGGAGCTGATTGGCCAAACACATCGCCTGCATGGAAAATTAGATGCAAGTAGGCAAAGAAGCAAATGAATATGGGAGGGTTCAGTAGAGTCCCCCATACATTTACAAAGGGGTATTGACAGATCCAGGGCAGCAAAGAGGGGAATTAGCCGACCAAAGAGACAGCGGCATGCTCCAGAAGTAGGGACAAAAGAGTCCCGACACCTACACTTTATTTCCCTAATTTCCAGCAGGAAGGTTGAGCGAGGCCACTGAACGTCATATTAACTGTGACCCAGGCTGAggcgttagtgtgtgtgtgtgcgcacggggggggggggtgccattgtgtgaacatgtggctttgtctgggtatgtttgtgtgtctgggtgtctgggGGTTGCCACTGTATGAGCATGtctttgtgtatgtttgtgtgggggggtatgccatttgtctgtgtatgtttgtgtgtctgggtgtgttagtgtgtgtgtgtggggtatgCCATTGTGTGAGCACGTGTCTttgtctgtgtatgtttgtgtgcgtCTGGATATCTAAGACAAGAACAAGGACCGATTAagctttgagtctttacatcaggaaaaacagaaaGACCAGATGTGCTGAACGGTTATCCGCCATCAAATATCGTGTTTCTATCTTTAAAACGATACAGACTTTCATACACTTTTCTCTTTCAGATGAGGCGGTTGATAAATGCCAAAAAATGGTGTGCAAATGTGACAGAGAATTTGGGAAATGCCTAACGAAATCAGCTTATAACAACAGGTATATTCTTTATCCAGACTTCTTATGTGGAAGTGTCTATCCATCATGCAAATATAAACCATAGTATGAAGcgaagaagacaaaataaatatttcatatgcGAAATGCACTAAACgttaatgttacatttatttggaGTGAGGGggaattgaagaaaaaaaataatgatcttGTGCTtgaggaaaaataaacattgacatTGTAGCAGCATATCGGGCTATGAAAACAACCAGACGACAACTGTCAATCACTCTGCACTTTTCTTGTTCTATACAAATTGTCAATAAACCACCTAAACAGAGTTTGTGAAGATCGTTTTTAgtactataatattatataatattttagagaaatactccagccatcatatgagaGGTCCCAATACATTTTCATGGCGTCCGCATACATCTGCCTCTTCCGCCCCCCCAGCAATATACTATACAGGCCAAAAACAGCTCATGTCATGTGATCTCCAGCACAGGCTTTGCACACCTTTCAGGGGGGGGAatgggggtctaatgagaccacCCGTGTATATGCCTAGAAAATGCCCCAAttgattttaaagggacagctttcctgccactgattggccatTCTAAGCAGCCAATCATAGGACCAACAGAACCGACCACACAGGGGCAATCTGCTGCAGctatggagctgcagctttttcATAAGGTAAGTGATATTTTCCTTGTTTGCaggtttatttactatttactttAATTGCATTAAAATGACAGAAGTGTCTGGTTTACATAGTAGACCAaaatacattagttgctgcCCTAGTCCATCCTCTTTTTCTATTGGAGGCAATGTGTTTTGTATTCTATTTAGGGGAAAAGTGCTAACATTTGGCAGAATCAGCATTTCCCATTTCTTTGGATGTGATTTGTTCTACATTTGCCTTTATAAATAAGATACCGTACTtgccggcgtataacacgcactctccccaggaccggaagtgagggagaTGTCGCTGCAAATcatgcagctctaggatttaaccggcgtataacacgcaggtagggtttcagcttcgtatttaggtttaaaaagtgcgtgttatacgctgataaatacggtaaataataatagctaAAACCAGCTTAGGTGCAACACATGAGGATTTTGGTGCCGTTCCACCTACTAAATCGTAACCATATGCAGCATTAGGAATATAATTCTTTGTACTGGCGAAATTCAAAACCATAAGCATGTAAAAATATGCCCGTTCCTGAATTTTATGCAATTTTGATCATTTGTTTTAGTTTGTAAAAGGAAAACAACTGACCAATTcttttttgtggcattttgTAAGAAGGCTTTAAATGGCAACAAAAAATGACTGCCTTTTGCAGTAATTACAGTGAATTTAGCTGAAATCTTGGTCTACACATGTGATTATCCTGGATATCCAACTTCCTCGCATTTTCTTCCAGCCAAATATTTAACTTCAACAGCAAGCTGAAAATAAACTGTACTGGAACATGGTAACAAACCATTGATTAACTCTGAACACCATGGGAAAGTTGAAAACATGTATTACATAAAGACTTGAGATTTGCCCAGGGACAATGTGAATTGAGTTTGCCCTTCAAAGCCAAATACATTAACAAAATGCATGAAAACCTGACATATGTATGAgctgtaatattaaaaaaaaaaaataataataataataataataaaaaaaactgggtAGGGGGATTATGAATGAAAAATCATTCAAACCTTTCTGTCTCTCATTCTTCCTTTCTGGGTATGAATCTCTGGTAACGTTCCAAAGCTCGCAAATGTTGCAATAAAAGGTGTATAAACAGCAGCATTTACACTGTATGGCCAAAGGTATGTGGAAACcccgattagttgtttcagtcacacccattgctaagATAAGGTGTATAACATCAAGcatataggcagccatctccatagacaaacatcggcagtagaatgggttgtacCGAAGAGGATGACACCCTTGACACAAGTCAGTTTGCGAATATTCTGCCATGCCAGGTCTgaactgtaagtgctattattgtaaagtggaagcatctaggcaACATGAAGCAGTAGACCACTCGTACCCAGAGGGGGGGAAACCGTGCTGAAGCATGTAACGCATAAAAGTCTCCcttcctctgtagcatcactcactacagagtttcaaaactgcctctggaagcaacatcagcacaagcaccgtgcgtcgggagcttcatgaaataggTTTCCATGGCCCAGGAGCCACACACAAGCCAATGGTCACTATAAGCAATGCCAAGCTTCGGGTGGAGTGGTGTAGAGCACAcaactggactctggagcagtggaaacatgttctctggagtgatgaataaTGCATCATCTGATGGGCTAATTTTGGCAGATGTAAGGAGATCACAACCTACCGGAAtgcatacagaaacaacaggtgaggaggaccctgctcaaaaggagcttacaatctacagggaGTATGTTAAACAGACAACCAGCTGACACCGCCTAAACTCAACCAAgcaaaaaagtatacatttattaaacaggTTTCTGAGCTTTTTTGGGATCACAACTTAGTTCTGTGATTTACATGGGGTGCGTGTGCAAAGTAAATCACTACATATTGCATACGCTTACTATAGGGGGAAGCTTTTAAGAAATTCAGTTTAAGCTAATTATACTATTTGGTTATTTATGGGAAATAACGAGCGGGATGAATGATGTCCCTCTGGCAAGTTGAAATGTTAGGATGTTCAAGAAGTTATGGTAACAACAGAATGAGGGTACGGCTTAATAATCCCATTCTAACCTCCATCAAGAATGCGTTTGAGCAACGTACtccagtattttgtttttccaaagTAGCTGGACAGTGCAAGTATATAGTGTTTTATACGGTACTTCCAAAACATTTACATGAgaacaaaaacaggaaaaagacAAATTTGCAaatcttgttttatttaaagcacatttaataaaaaaaaaaaatctgtttcacAGtactagctaaaaaaaaaaaaaaaaaaaaaaaaaagtagcttgGAGCATGTATAGTCACAGCGACATAAACAAGCTGCTGGAAATATATTTAGGTTTAATTGGTATTAAAtagaacatatttatatattcacagAGAAGACATTATACGGATGTATTTACAGAAGacccataaaaccatatttatatACCTTATAAATACAGTTCAGGAattagcaaagaaaaaaaaatgaccaattCATGGCAAAtcaggagggttttttttattttttaaaacatttgtataGCTCCAAAATTTCATAAACCcagttaaatttaaattaaattcaacTAAGAAATGCGAAGAGATGCGGCATAAATCCTTTCCAAATTTACTTAAATTATGAGAAAAAAGGACCCAGATGGAAAGGTTCCTACCCTAGCCATCGCGATCCTTTTTTGATTTGATTTGATTATTTTGCCAACGTAACAAAAagaagaatttttttccccacatctCAAATGAACTTACCACAATCACAGTAACAAATGTCAACCTAAACATAAAGGAGTTTGTTCAGTAAAGAGAGAGTTGACAGGAGAATGTGAAGGAGAGCTGTggcttcagctccttgacttcattatacattagGGAGGGTCAACCCCATCGAGCGTTTGCTGCCGGaaaagcttggctggccctgtatgctGTGAAGTTAAATCGGCAAGGTTTtatacattgaattatgcattatacagggccagctgagCATCACATTGGAGAAACCTTCTAGTGGTGGCTCTTCATAATGGATAGTAAAgttaaaaaagcacattttttgcAAACTCCGCCTTTAGTGAATTAACACCAAAATGTTGCTATTTACGTAGAACtggaaacatatttaaaaaatgtctagTAAGTTAAAATAATTTGGGATAACAGGTCGTCTTTGTTATGCTGACATTCTTTTTAGCACACCCAGTGAAAACATtttggtaacattttttttaaagccactCACTGTACAAGCCAAACTATATAATATAAGCTCAGGCCACTCAATTATTGCACAGTCCACTAACAAACCGAAATTTATCATGACCACTTATTAGCAATGATCCACTCGCAGGACCATAGTTCATATCACAGGACACCTTGCATTTGCACTGGTTTAAAGCAGCTGTACAATAATCCTCGAGTAGAACATAAAAAGTTCACCCAAACTAAGTTTTCCTCTCATCTctcaaaaaaagggaaacattGGTAACGGTTGATAAAGGTGATCTTAAAGTAAAATATGCTTGAAAATATTGTGACATTTTAAATCCCTTGACAACTCTTAGCTTGAAAGAAAGTGAAGTCTTGTCTTTCAGTTCAGTGTCATGACTTGTCTGTCCGTCCCCCCCGGGGCTTGACTTTAAATCACTTGCGTTTCCAGTCTCCTAATTTCTTTGACCACCAGGTCAATGTTTATGATTGGGTTAAAATACAAGGCCCAGTAAAACAAGCAGTTGCAGACAAACTGGGGGATTACTGGCCAGAAGATAGCAACAAAAAGCCCTTGAGTTGACATCTTCCAGAAATGCCCCCACATCAGTCGAGGAAGAGACCTAAAAgaaaaagggggggaaaaaaacaaactgtaacTTTGTGACAGGTGCAGAGTCGTAGAGACCTTATGGGAGTCATTGACACTCGTCACACTGGGTTTCACATAAAACTAGTTAATACGTACTTCAGTTCCCTCCTTGACCACAATCTCCAGAATGAGAATAATTCCAGGACCGAGTGTAACATAGCATTCACAATAATAAACCGAGACGTCCAGTAATGAGCTTCTAGCCAGTCCCACGCAAACTCAGCAAGAAGCTGATATGGAAGAAACAAGTATTTCACCAGGAACTCTCTCCACTGCTTCCATGTTGGATCATTGAGATCCTGAAGAGAAAGCACACAACGgaacattatattacatacacaagAGAAAGCAAGAGATGTTTATACCGTTTGCAGTAAGCAGCCACCAGTGTCAAAGCTTGATTTTTATTTCCCTTACCAACGGTTTAAGATGTACCTTCGCTTTGAGCCGCTATCAAAACTGGCCAGTTATTCTGATCACCAGGTTACAAGCAAACCCAAACACAGCATGTCCAAACTATGCATGAAACGCGGTACTCCTTCCCTGATCTTAACGCTCATTTCCCAGCCAAATGCTCTCGCAAGCTCTGCTTTATCTAGCAGGTAAATGACCTGCGAAGGCAACAGCCACATTCTGTGGGCTGATTATGCCGGCGGTATGCAGTCAAATAGAAAAAAGTGCAAGCTAAGtcgttttaataaatacatttggttATGCAGCTCTATATAACATGCGTGTATTTCTTCTATCCAATAGAAGGCCTGTAGATAATTACAGTATGCCTTTCTCATTGAACACAATTATATAAAAGAGTTGTAactataaggtttttttttttgcatccagCCTCAACATTATGAAAAGGATCTTTTCAACAAACACAAACTTTCTTAACTTAGAATGTATTGTATGCGAGTACACTGAATTACTTACAATAAATTTggagatgatatcctcctcttGCTCACCCTGTAAAGGACACGTTGTATGGATAAAAGGTAAGAAGGTTTCTGTGTAGTCAAAGAAGAACATATACAAAATGCTGAACCGTGGAGAACTCTTCAGGGCATATAAAAGAAACAGCGATTTCCCAGGGTTTACGGCCtgcaatacaataaaacaatatatatatcatatatatcatatcaaaCAATGAGACCCAGCAAAAGAGGGTGGCAAAGTCCTTTGACAAGAGCTGTGTGAGCCAATCTTGGTTCATGCGCAATACCTGGAGCTAGAGCAGGACTCTCTCTATACAACAGGTAAATCTGGCTCAAGTTGTGTATAACGCGACATGCCAGCCCACCAGTCTCTACCAGATAAACTGACGGTTATTGACAAACCACACACCTTTTAACGTCCCTGTttgacattttttatgctttgcttAGCTCCCTGGGAATTCTATGCAATGTTCTGGCAAATAAAAAAGGGCCATCTGCATTTCATCTTTAAGCCCATTACAAAGGCAAATGCCACTGGATAAAAGTTGCCAAATCACAGCAATTTTATGATGACCAAAAAGTAACACCCCCAATATTCCAATCTAATCCACCCATTTGGCTGCAATGGACAGACATTCTACGCTTTGCACGTAACATTCTCACACACCATCAGCGCTACAAGCCTTTTAAAAATACCGGCACTGTAGTATGAACACACATTCTGCACCGGAGGGATGTAAACATTAATCAttctcattaaaaatatatatacataccttaTACTCCCATAAATTTTGAGGTGGCTTAACGCCTAATGTTTTGACTCTGTCCAGTTCCATGATAATGGCCTTTCTGTGGCTGTTATTCTCAATGCTGTAAGGCTCTTTGTAGAATTCATCCTCAACAAGAGTCAGGAGGAGTCTGAAAATAAAGATGCCAACCGCAATAAATTACTAAAATGGGCTTATTCACAAAAGGAGTGTTGGGGTTTCACACTCCTAACTTCACTATAAGTTATAGAGGGCCATCCCTAGTAAGTCTCTTTGCAGGAACAGAAAAGTTGGTCCTACATAATGCATTCTTCGGTTAGATGACTCCTAAACTCTCCTATTCTTGGAGCGGGGGCTCATTGCCTTGGCCTTCATTATGCACACTCCAGAAAAGCAAGAAGCACTCAAAACGCAGACTATAGAACCAGTCAGCATCAGCAAAGATCTAAAGCTCTTATCagtagaaaatacaaaaagacaCAGAGCTGGACACACTTAACGTGTTTCGCACATAAGCGCGCTTAATCACGAGCTTGCGGAGTGGTT includes:
- the PLA2G10 gene encoding group 10 secretory phospholipase A2, whose product is MEMKIVLMLCLYISLKEIEGKSHVIRRRGLVDLAEVIYCYTGRSSFAYIGYGCYCGVGGQGRPKDRTDWCCQQHDCCYDRADAAGCVTKMGHYSWTCKDNAVNCDEAVDKCQKMVCKCDREFGKCLTKSAYNNRYILYPDFLCGSVYPSCKYKP
- the BFAR gene encoding bifunctional apoptosis regulator is translated as MEEDVKLKGSSVDPIPTSKIDRKISVSEFSCHCCYDILVNPTTLNCGHSFCRHCLALWWVSSKKTECPECRDKWEGFPKVNILLRDVIEKLFPDDIQQKYQDIEQNRDIAQALQAFNKYGNDQNQTSSTGGRANPQRGGGFFSGVLSALTGVAVVLLVYHWSSRESEQDLLVHKPVTKWTPEEVILWLEQLGPWASHYKERFLAERVNGRLLLTLVEDEFYKEPYSIENNSHRKAIIMELDRVKTLGVKPPQNLWEYKAVNPGKSLFLLYALKSSPRFSILYMFFFDYTETFLPFIHTTCPLQGEQEEDIISKFIDLNDPTWKQWREFLVKYLFLPYQLLAEFAWDWLEAHYWTSRFIIVNAMLHSVLELFSFWRLWSRRELKSLPRLMWGHFWKMSTQGLFVAIFWPVIPQFVCNCLFYWALYFNPIINIDLVVKEIRRLETQVI